The Oryza brachyantha chromosome 6, ObraRS2, whole genome shotgun sequence region AGTATGATTCTCCTTTGACTGACTATCTATAATATGGATCACTGACATATAGGTTCATAGAGGTGTGAGAACCATATATGGTCACTCAAAGCTAGAGGGGTAGTAAATTAGAGAATTTGCTTTGACGAGGATATgcacaatttcttttttttttaactagtgCGCTTTGATGGTACCCCTGCTTAGAGATGGTAACGTAGCAGATGCATGTACTACCATTGATTTTAATGGATATTTTCATCATTTGCTAAAGCAAAGAGAGGGTAAAATTAGtctgtttcttttatttactaaGTGGGCCAGGATAGCAGGCCTATCCCTGTCTACGGCTGAACCACAcagcaaagaaagaaagaaagagaacgCAACGGGGGAGAAAGAAGGAGAACGTACAGAGCAGAGAGAAATGACGTCATTCCCATTGCCTCCAATCGCCCGCTGGtcctccgcccgccggccCTTCAAACAGTGACAAATTACAATAATACCATGttaatttttatcaatattatccttctactacactactacgTAATCTAATCACTAGAGTATTGAACGTATTTAACGGTTTAATCGTATTTGTTAGAATATATCTCTAATATATCTCACGTCTGATGGTAATTTTCCCTTATTCCGATTCTATCCGTATCTCTGTATCCCACTCGAATAAGACTCGTGCCTATATGTACTCCGCACCGATATCAATCTAATTATATTCCGTTATCAGTATTGAACGGCTCACATACATCACTggctacataaaaaaaaatcctaagaCGAAactgtactaaattttattttcatatttgagCCTTTGGATATACACCAGCCCTCCTGATACCAAAATAAAATCGATCACCACGCTATTAAGAGTTGGTTGGCAGTGTTTGTTTGGTCATCCTAGTGAAATTGATATGATAATAAAACATCTGGTAATTAAGTGGGTTATATTAGCGTGGAATAATAACACTGTCACCACCATTCTCATAGTGTGATATTGTTGTGCGATGACCTTGGACCGGTGACATGACGTACGGTCCAGAAAATAGTAAGAATTCCCGTCCGTGGCTATCgagttttcttctttttcttttaatcaaTATATTCAATCGGCAGCTGGGGATCCATTTAAAGTGGCAGTGGTCATCGATGAGGCTGTAGAAGCGAGACGAGAGTTGAGGAGAGATGTGGTGTAGGGCGAGGGTTTGCCGTCTCCTCCTGGGTCGTTTGCTGCTTCTTCTTGTCGTCGGCGCCTGCCTCTTCTTCATCCTGCCCGCGGTGGCTCAGAAAGACTCCGTTGGTAGGACTCAGTgagtatatataacatatatataaatgcatAATGGGAATTCTCCATAATTAAATTGCTATTTAGACATACACACAGTCACACGAGGGGCAGAGCTGGTAACTATCCACGCCTAACGGTAACCTGATATGTACTATCTTTAGCTATATAATtctctctatttctttttgagcaattttacagttcagCCAATGATAACAAATAAATTGGTACCTGATAtcagtacctcgaggtactttctgttggaccagagcaaatctAAACCTTTTTATACTCGTCACTGACCACCATTTCTATACAGTGGTTTGGTGAATCTATGTCAAGTAGGCTACTATATCAGCTTATTACCTGTGAATCCTCAATTTGCTCTCTATACTATATAGCTTTAGGACTCAATATTTTAAGCAatggtattatttttatttattcagatgaaagactttttacttaatttttctatttttaataacatgttgcaacacatcgatcgatctagaATATGTAaactttgatcaaacttatcaaaatatattacaaCTTGCTCGATATGATTACCGTCCTTTTTCATCGTTGTTGCAGATAATCCGAATCCTGGGCCCTCCACCCATAATACGTATACTTTCTATGGTAGAGGCGGTACGGTTGATATAGGCAGAAGAGAACCATGATGAAGAAACTAATGCAGAAGTGGTACATTTCTCTCGGTCCGTGTACGTGTTTATATAAGGTGGAAACAGCCTCACACCAGGGCAGGGCATATACATGGATTGATTCGGTTGTAACAACCGTACAAAGACAAGAATCGTTATCTCATGCGCGTACACAACAGACTAGAAGATTAATCTAGCTCTAACCTCTCGTGTACACATGTGACTCAATTCCGCATACATATATCCgcatacgtacgtacacagGAGATTGTACGGTACGTATACGTTACATATATTCTAACATCCTCCCTCAACCATAAGTTTCCCATGTTGAgattgtatttaaaaatttctaaCTGTCTGCCAAACAAAGCTATGGTAAATCCATCTGCGACCTGATATTTCACTTCAAAAAGTTTTTGTGCAACTCGTTCCGAACGAAATGATAATCTTAAGAGGTTTTCATGCAAGTTAGTTTTAGCGGATCGTAGCACATGTTTAattgattatttaattattcaaagTATATTCCTATTGAGTTTCTATCCAATCGAAGCTTTCAATGGCCGACTATTCAGCCTATCGGCTAATCGTCATCACATCagcatccgatcggctgaatttttttgttacctatcaacacgatagccgatcggcttgttttattctttgtCTTGTGaattgcaggatcaaactgactggcacgctcatgcattctaaaaatttatgtcctgcactggagtggtctaagAAAAGACTCTCATGTCTTCGTGTGTGGCACGTCATCGGGTCCACTTTTGATGTCAACAACTACCAAGCAGAACGACAAAAGCACAATGCAGAATAGTAGGTTAAGGATGGAGGCAATTGACAACCAAGGCAACCATGATCAATCTTACGGTCAAATAGAGGAAGTATGGAAGTTGAACTATGTTAAGTTTAAAGTGATGCTATTTTGTTGTAGGTGGGTAGATTTGAAGCATGTCACGGTTGACAGAGATAGTTTTCTGTTTGCCAATATTTTGTCCAATGGATAAAAGGATGAACAGTTTGTCCTTTTGAAATAAGTTATGGAAGTCTTCTACATGATGGATCCGATCCGATCCGATAGACAAGAGTTTGCATGTTACAAGAAATTGTTGGGGTTGACAGTGTAACTAACGAGAAATATTACAACAATTTCGTCCACCCAAACATGTACACTAAGATGTCGTGCCTATTTACACATGCAATGACCATGCAAAAGGAATACACCAGCAAACCTAGTTATGTATTAACTTTATTGCCTCATGtttgcaagtaaaaaaaaatcaactaagATGTACTTGTCGTGCTTTAGTttgtacaaattaattaaatatatgtgtgGCTAACAAGTCGTTAATTTACAATGCAAAGATATAGTTTtctagcgagtcgttaaaccTATCGTTAATCCTGTCGTATTTCTTATACGTGTTTCGTGACTCATCCTTTTACTTCGGTTTCTTTATGCGAATCGGCAACTTGTGCACTTTTTTGTTCTGCCATGTGAACTCATGTTTCGTTTGGTTTCGGTTCAGTCCTGCTTGAGTTGTTAATGGGTTGTTGTGCGAATCCAATATTCGTACTGGGGTTGTTAACATGTCTGTTGTTTGTTCGGGTAAACTTCAGGTTGCTGTTAAAAATCCGTTAACTCACTTTTTAGGTTTAGCGAGGAAAACAACATAAGTTCTAAATTTCGTGACCACTTAATCCAAAGTCTATTTAAGCGCATTCAAATTGCATGGATCAATAATTGTGACAAAAATCtgttaaaaatagtttcttgttCTATTTCATAAGAACTTTGTACTATTTTAAGTGtttttaattgattgattTAGATTTTGGCGGAACCCAAGGTCCGGTCCACTACAAGTTAGTAGCCCAAGACGCTTACGAGCCGCAAGGCAAGTCACATTGTAAATCGTTAAGCATatttatcctagttttaaaatcattagttttaaaatcatttttgcatttataatttataaacacatATGTTTTTGCAATTATATGCTTATAGGATTACCCATGCTTCGCTATTAAGCCCTTGTGGTatatttaccatttttttactttctaaCCTcgattttacttttataagCTGATATGTTTAGCCATGCTGAGTTCTTTACCTTACATAATTTGGGTTGGGATACTATACTCATTCTTGTTAATAAGTCAGGACTTTGTCTTGCTAATGAAAGTAGTTCATGTTATAAGTGTTTTTACTAGACAACTAAAACATAGACTATTGGTGGGCCATGAGGGCATGATTTGGTTGGGAATGCtcatagcaattaaggaccggttgaTGTAAAAACCTTGGAAGACTAATTTGTACTTACCGCAGGCCAGCATGGGTAATAGTCAGGCTTGGCATATATCTTTCTCCTCCTATAGGCACCAAAGCAATGGTACGTGTAAAGGAGTTGGGTTGGTCCGGGGATGGGTTGATTGGCTGTTAGATCAACCATGGCACAATAGGGTAGCCTACCCAACCATGGTGAGAGTGTGGGAGATACAACCTCATTGTGGTGTGAACGACTAGTAGTGGGTTAAGTGGATGGTCAGGTCACGACCCATTCATGAGATGTCGTGGTGACAAACTAGCGTACGTATATGTACATGgggctatgtcttgtgggtagaGTTGTACATTTCTGATAGAGTTAAATTGTTTAAACAGTCACGTCCGTGGTTACGGGCAACCAAACGAGATTTATCATGATTAGTTACATAGTTGTCATAATCAAATAAACATGGTTAAATTTTTGTTAAGATGATGTGTTAAGCTAGTACTGTGTGTTTTAGTATGATATTAGTGGCACTAGTATTACGTGGTTTAGCACAATATTGGTGTTGGTTGTGGCTGGTTTGGTATGGTTTAGCACTGTTATTCAATCGAAAATGGTTTGCTTTGCTAAAGTAATTGCTTTATGCAAAAGTTAACCCCCAACCCTTTATTTCCGCTATGTTATTAAGATTCGGTTATCTAATTAAGACGATTTTGCAGGTATGACACGGCACGGTCGAACTGTGAATATatgcgcgcgcgtgcgtgtgTATACATAGGCTAGCTCACTCTCTCCCCGTTTGCTTTCTTATTTCAGCAGGGGCATGAGCTCACATATTTATGTTGGTGTGCACCACGATGATATACTAAGGTGGGACTAAcccaaagattttttttttgatttttgaattttatttattaaataatttacaaatttaattttgcatttcaaaaattcatataactaacctcctgcctcCCTCTAGGAGGGCAGAATGCCGATGTGGCAAATGACCACCTGGCCCGGAGGGACGGCCCGGAAGGACGTCGGGCGGAAAGGGGCTAAATATAAAATGCTCATGCATGTCCTAGGAACTTTTCACGATCAAACCGCGgtttaatacatatatgtatcacaTATGTAATTGCTTAATCACAAATACTCTCTTGGCTTAGTGGTCACTGCCTCTCTTGTATCTTGAAGGCTAGAGGTCGAATCCTCATAGTAGCAtacttttctttgatttttgtttgggcattttagttggcaaaaataaGAAGAATTATGGAGATTCGACCTCTGGTCTTCTAGATAGAAGAGGGAGAGTACTTGTTTGCGGCATGGCTATTTTGTATTTACCCCCTTgccgcccttacagagggcAGAAAGGGGCTAAATGTAAAGGCCCGACATGCCGTTGCCGGCCATTCCTCCCGTCCGGATGGCCGTTTGCTACGTCAGCATTCCGCTTTCttagagggcggcaggaggttagttctgtgaattttttgaaatgcaaaattaaatttgtaaaatatttaataaataaaattaaaaaataaaaaaatcctaaccCAACAGCCATGTTATCGAACTTCTCCTGAATGGGCCGTGAAAACGGGCCAAATTACAATAGTAGCTTTTCACTCCTAGGCACTTTGCACTAGTCCTCCATGTCCTTCTGTCCAGATATGGTGGACGGTTTATCCACGAAAACTGAACTTAGTACCATAAATTGCACGCGGCGGAAAATTAGCCGTACCACCACCACGGCCAGCCCTGCTGACAGTGAGTTCTGATGAAGTGAAGGTGCGTGTTAAGGGGCTCTTTAACTGAGAAGAAAGAGTAATGGGTCGGTCTAATATGCGAACACCCATCCCCCATTAACCCATGCGAACGGTTCGATCTGCTAGCtataaaattgatatattttatttttttcatactttGTGTTTGTCTGTATGAAGTTGGTCTTTATACttgaaagtttatatatagaaattatacatgaaaaaaaaattaacatataaagtttatagtACAAAAAATATgccttaaaaatataatgtcaTATTCTTTATAATACATAACTAATTTAGTTAGTGAGTaactgtatatataaaattaatgtgGGTGTCGGATAAAGGAAATAAAGGCatatacttttaattttaaacacaTACAGAAACATTTTAATTCATTTCAGCTAAGGGGAATCAGCCTATCAGGCAACGGGGTAAGAGGCCTGCATGGCGAGCCCGCAACGGCCTGTGGTGGACGCGGCGTCATCCCGGACGATCTTGATAtaacctccctcggcccagtCGCTTCCCCACGAGTTCTTCATCAGCCAATACTTGGTGCCGTGCTCGTCGGTGCCGTACCCGACCGCTGTCACGGCATGGTTGAGGTCGGTGGTGCACGTCTCCGCCCGCCCCGCGCCGAACACTCCGGCGTGGAAGAGCTGGAacaccgagccgccgccgtcgagcgaCACGGACACGGGCTGGTGGGCGACGGCCAGCAGCAGCGCGGTCTCGTTGTTCGGAGGGACGTACTCGAAGCCTCGGATGGAGGCGGCCGCCTGCTTCCCGGAGGCGCGGCAGGTTCCCTGCTGCTTCTCGTAGGCATAGTCCGCCTCGCTGGCGATGCCTCCGTTGCCGGTGATGTAGCGGAACGCCTCGTCCATGTCGCCGCGGTTGCAGCCATGGTTGTTCGCTCCGGTGGAGCAATCCATCAGCTGCTGCGCCGAGACGGAAACTAGGTTGTGAGTCCTGATTTCGTGTATGCCTTCTACGGCTGCCGCCGCGGAGAACGCCCAGCAACTCGCTGTTGACACAAGcacaaagaagagaaaaacgATCAGTTAACCAATATATGGAAAATCGTATTTGCTAGAAATTACTTAAGAATTATGAtcaatttaattaacaaataaatagtaCATTACTAGTCCTAGttcataagcaaaatattcCTTACTCCCAGATTGATTAGTTTCTGCGAGTCTCACTTGAATTTCGTTTTAATTAAGAGGTGCGAGACGAAAACAAAAAcgttcaaaaaagaaaataaatagctACGATTGTGAGGTGAAAtgcacgaaaaaaaaaagattgaatAACTAAAGCTCACCACAATCTTTCCCTTGGTCCTTCACGTTGGTGACAGCGCCTTTGTCGATCCAGTTTATGCTGGAAGGCACGTCCGAAAGGCTCACGTTCCCGTACATGAAACCAGTGCCATTTCTCATGGTTGGGTAATTAGTCGAAACCGGCGCATATCCATAGGCGTAAGCAAACTCCTCGTTCGTCAGGTCGGCGAACTTGTTGGTCGTCAGCCGCGGGCTCTTCTTGCCCCCTGCAGCGTTAAACGAATCGACGAACTGGGCGTTGGACTTGAATACCTCGAACCGCCGCGCCTTCTCCAGGGAGTCCTCGTACGTGCGCCCATGCTCTGCCGCCCACTTCTCGAACCTCTCCTTCATcacgctgtcgccgccggcagccgccgACCGCTCGCGAGCTGCCACCACGAAGCCC contains the following coding sequences:
- the LOC102701556 gene encoding senescence-specific cysteine protease SAG39-like, whose protein sequence is MATASGSPSCRKHRTASSSFSLAAILLLISIMYCCPAGFVVAARERSAAAGGDSVMKERFEKWAAEHGRTYEDSLEKARRFEVFKSNAQFVDSFNAAGGKKSPRLTTNKFADLTNEEFAYAYGYAPVSTNYPTMRNGTGFMYGNVSLSDVPSSINWIDKGAVTNVKDQGKDCASCWAFSAAAAVEGIHEIRTHNLVSVSAQQLMDCSTGANNHGCNRGDMDEAFRYITGNGGIASEADYAYEKQQGTCRASGKQAAASIRGFEYVPPNNETALLLAVAHQPVSVSLDGGGSVFQLFHAGVFGAGRAETCTTDLNHAVTAVGYGTDEHGTKYWLMKNSWGSDWAEGGYIKIVRDDAASTTGRCGLAMQASYPVA